One genomic segment of Streptomyces sp. RerS4 includes these proteins:
- a CDS encoding exonuclease SbcCD subunit D — protein sequence MKFLHTSDWHLGRSFHRVNLLAAQSAFVDHLVEAVREHEVDAVLVAGDVYDRAVPPLPAVDLFDRALHRLADLGVPTVMISGNHDSARRLGVGAGLIGRAGIHLRTDPAGCADPVVLADVHGDVALYGLPYLEPALVKDEFAAPKVSHEAVLGAAMDRIRADLAGRAPGTRSVVLAHAFVTGGQASDSERDIAVGGVEAVPASVFDGVDYAALGHLHGCQTINERVRYSGSPLAYSFSEADHRKTMWLVELGAAGEITAERIDTPVPRPLARLRGRLEELLDDPALADHEDSWVEATLTDAVRPQDPMARLAGRFPHTLSLAFEPEGRAEDGPASYARRLKGRSDQEIAEDFVAHVRGGGADEAERAVLRGAFDEVRVLTAREDHGREGAR from the coding sequence GTGAAGTTCCTGCACACCTCCGACTGGCACCTGGGTCGGTCCTTCCACCGCGTGAACCTGCTCGCGGCCCAGTCCGCCTTCGTCGACCACCTCGTCGAGGCCGTCCGCGAGCACGAGGTCGACGCCGTCCTCGTCGCCGGTGACGTCTACGACCGCGCCGTGCCCCCGCTGCCCGCCGTCGACCTCTTCGACCGGGCCCTGCACCGGCTCGCCGACCTCGGCGTGCCCACCGTGATGATCTCCGGGAACCACGACTCGGCCCGCCGCCTCGGTGTCGGCGCGGGGCTGATCGGCCGGGCCGGGATCCACCTCAGGACCGACCCGGCGGGCTGCGCCGACCCCGTGGTGCTGGCCGACGTACACGGCGACGTGGCCCTGTACGGGCTGCCGTACCTGGAACCCGCCCTGGTCAAGGACGAGTTCGCGGCGCCGAAGGTCAGCCACGAGGCGGTGCTGGGCGCGGCCATGGACCGGATTCGGGCGGACCTGGCCGGTCGGGCTCCGGGGACCCGTTCCGTGGTCCTCGCCCACGCCTTCGTCACCGGCGGACAGGCCAGCGACAGCGAGCGCGACATCGCCGTCGGCGGGGTCGAGGCCGTGCCCGCCTCCGTCTTCGACGGGGTGGACTACGCCGCCCTCGGCCACCTCCACGGCTGCCAGACGATCAACGAACGGGTCCGCTACTCCGGTTCCCCGCTCGCCTACTCCTTCTCCGAGGCCGACCACCGCAAGACGATGTGGCTGGTCGAGCTCGGAGCCGCCGGGGAGATCACCGCCGAGCGGATCGACACCCCCGTCCCCCGGCCGCTCGCCCGCCTGCGCGGCCGCCTCGAAGAGCTCCTCGACGACCCCGCGCTCGCCGACCACGAGGACAGCTGGGTCGAGGCCACCCTCACCGACGCCGTCCGCCCCCAGGACCCGATGGCCCGCCTCGCCGGCCGCTTCCCGCACACCCTGAGCCTCGCCTTCGAGCCCGAAGGGCGCGCGGAGGACGGCCCCGCCTCCTACGCCCGGCGCCTGAAGGGCCGCAGCGACCAGGAGATCGCCGAGGACTTCGTCGCCCACGTACGCGGCGGCGGCGCCGACGAAGCCGAGCGCGCCGTGCTGCGCGGCGCCTTCGACGAGGTGCGCGTCCTGACCGCGCGCGAGGACCACGGCCGGGAAGGCGCCCGATGA
- a CDS encoding YigZ family protein — translation MKADQYVTVAREGVHETEINRSRFLCSLAPAATEREAQEFIARVRKEHPTATHNCYAYVIGADASVQKASDDGEPGGTAGVPMLQMLTRRDIRYAVAVVTRYYGGVKLGAGGLIRAYGGAVGEALDALGTVTRHRYRLATVTVDHQRAGKTQNDLRATGRAVLDVRYGEAVAIEIGLPEADVDTFRAWLADVTAGTATFELGGEAYGEG, via the coding sequence GTGAAGGCAGACCAGTACGTGACGGTGGCCCGCGAGGGCGTGCACGAGACGGAGATCAACCGCTCGCGCTTCCTGTGTTCCCTCGCGCCCGCCGCGACCGAGCGGGAGGCGCAGGAGTTCATCGCGCGCGTCCGCAAGGAGCACCCCACCGCCACGCACAACTGCTACGCCTACGTGATCGGCGCCGACGCCTCCGTGCAGAAGGCGAGCGACGACGGCGAGCCCGGCGGCACCGCCGGCGTGCCGATGCTCCAGATGCTGACCCGGCGCGACATCCGCTACGCGGTCGCCGTCGTCACCCGCTACTACGGCGGTGTGAAGCTCGGTGCCGGCGGACTCATCCGGGCCTACGGGGGAGCCGTCGGCGAGGCCCTCGACGCCCTCGGGACCGTCACCCGCCACCGCTACCGGCTCGCCACCGTCACCGTCGACCACCAGCGTGCAGGCAAGACGCAGAACGACCTGCGCGCCACCGGCCGCGCGGTCCTCGACGTGCGCTACGGCGAGGCCGTCGCGATCGAGATCGGCCTCCCCGAGGCGGACGTCGACACCTTCCGGGCCTGGCTCGCCGACGTCACCGCCGGGACGGCGACGTTCGAGCTCGGCGGCGAGGCGTACGGCGAGGGCTGA
- a CDS encoding CoA-binding protein, with amino-acid sequence MYGDPATIRKILTELGDTWAVVGLSNNEDRAAYGVARVLQRFGKRVVPVHPKAETVHGEQGYASLAEIPFKVDVVDVFVNSSLAGAVADEAVAAGADAVWFQLDVIDEAAYARTREAGLDMVMNRCPAIEIPVL; translated from the coding sequence GTGTACGGCGACCCGGCAACCATCCGCAAGATCCTCACCGAACTCGGCGACACCTGGGCCGTGGTGGGCCTGTCCAACAACGAGGACCGGGCGGCCTACGGCGTGGCCCGCGTCCTCCAGCGGTTCGGCAAGCGCGTGGTGCCCGTCCACCCGAAGGCCGAGACGGTGCACGGCGAGCAGGGGTACGCCTCGCTCGCGGAGATCCCGTTCAAGGTGGACGTGGTGGACGTGTTCGTGAACAGCTCCCTGGCCGGGGCGGTCGCCGACGAGGCGGTCGCGGCGGGCGCGGACGCGGTGTGGTTCCAGCTGGACGTGATCGACGAGGCCGCCTACGCGCGCACCCGCGAGGCGGGACTCGACATGGTGATGAACCGCTGCCCGGCGATCGAGATCCCCGTCCTGTGA
- a CDS encoding acyltransferase — translation MSKNKNTFSSLADLPARAASRVAHAGWRWMQRAGAVTARTPGRLRFGAIGDGTRLAFPQGTVFGEPWIRLGAHCIIAEQVTLTAGMMPDLDLGPDPVLVLGNGVVLGRGSHVIADTRISIGDDTFCGPGVYITSTNHSYDDPHEPVGRQWPRSAPVEIGPGCWLGTGAVILPGARLGRNVVVAAGSVVRGEVPDHAVVAGAPARIVRRWEPETGWQPPLRTPTPVPIPDGVTSEQLRGLARWAEAEQSGV, via the coding sequence GTGTCGAAGAATAAGAACACGTTCTCATCCCTGGCGGATCTGCCCGCTCGGGCCGCGAGCCGCGTGGCGCACGCGGGCTGGCGCTGGATGCAGCGGGCGGGCGCCGTCACCGCGCGCACGCCGGGGCGCCTGCGCTTCGGCGCGATCGGCGACGGTACGCGCCTGGCCTTCCCCCAGGGGACCGTCTTCGGCGAGCCGTGGATCCGGCTCGGCGCGCACTGCATCATCGCCGAGCAGGTCACCCTGACCGCCGGGATGATGCCGGACCTCGACCTCGGCCCCGACCCGGTCCTCGTGCTGGGCAACGGCGTCGTCCTCGGCCGGGGCAGCCACGTCATCGCCGACACCCGCATCAGCATCGGCGACGACACCTTCTGCGGCCCGGGGGTGTACATCACCTCCACCAACCACAGCTACGACGACCCGCACGAGCCCGTCGGCCGGCAGTGGCCCCGCAGCGCCCCGGTGGAGATCGGCCCCGGCTGCTGGCTGGGCACGGGCGCGGTGATACTCCCCGGAGCCCGGCTGGGGCGCAACGTGGTGGTGGCCGCCGGGTCCGTCGTACGGGGCGAGGTGCCCGACCACGCGGTGGTGGCGGGGGCGCCGGCCCGGATCGTACGCCGCTGGGAGCCCGAGACGGGCTGGCAGCCGCCGCTGCGCACCCCGACGCCCGTGCCGATCCCCGACGGGGTGACCTCCGAGCAGTTGCGGGGGCTGGCGCGGTGGGCGGAGGCCGAGCAGAGCGGCGTCTGA
- a CDS encoding gamma carbonic anhydrase family protein — protein MTQQANHGQALVAGVGDRYPSVDPTAFTAPTSVVVGDVTLGAGASVWYSAVLRADCGPITLGADSNVQDNCTLHVDPGFPVSIGERVSIGHNAVVHGCTVEDDCLIGMGATVLNGAVIGAGSLVAAQALVPQGMVVPPGSLVAGVPAKVRRPLTDEEREGIKANAAMYTELAEQHRASVGPRG, from the coding sequence ATGACCCAACAGGCGAACCACGGCCAGGCCCTCGTCGCGGGCGTCGGCGACCGGTACCCGTCGGTGGACCCGACGGCCTTCACCGCTCCCACCTCGGTCGTCGTCGGCGACGTCACGCTCGGCGCGGGGGCGAGCGTCTGGTACTCGGCGGTGCTGCGCGCCGACTGCGGCCCGATCACGCTCGGCGCTGACAGCAACGTGCAGGACAACTGCACCCTGCACGTGGACCCCGGCTTCCCGGTCTCCATCGGCGAGCGGGTGTCCATCGGCCACAACGCCGTCGTGCACGGCTGCACCGTCGAGGACGACTGCCTGATCGGGATGGGCGCGACCGTGCTGAACGGCGCCGTGATCGGCGCGGGTTCGCTGGTCGCCGCCCAGGCCCTGGTCCCGCAGGGCATGGTGGTCCCGCCCGGTTCCCTGGTCGCCGGGGTGCCGGCGAAGGTCCGCCGGCCCCTCACCGACGAGGAACGCGAGGGGATCAAGGCCAACGCCGCCATGTACACGGAGCTGGCCGAGCAGCACCGGGCGTCGGTGGGCCCGCGGGGCTGA
- a CDS encoding DedA family protein gives MHIQEWLETIPAISVYLLVGLVIGLESLGIPLPGEIILVSSALLASQHGEIDPVVLGLCAIAGAIIGDSIGYAIGRRGGKPLLEKLGRRFPKHFGPDQVALAERSFDKWGMWAVFFGRFVALLRIFAGPLAGVLRMPYWRFLVANIFGGILWAGGTTAVIYSVGIVAEPWLKRFSWLALVLAVLLGLTVTLVLRGRMKKAAAAAREAAEPVAEPVAVAD, from the coding sequence GTGCACATCCAGGAATGGCTGGAGACGATTCCGGCGATCAGTGTCTACCTCCTGGTGGGGCTGGTGATCGGACTGGAGAGCCTCGGCATCCCCCTGCCGGGCGAGATCATCCTCGTCAGCTCCGCGCTACTGGCCTCCCAGCACGGCGAGATCGACCCGGTGGTCCTGGGCCTCTGCGCGATCGCCGGTGCGATCATCGGGGACTCCATCGGCTACGCCATCGGACGCCGGGGCGGCAAGCCGCTCCTGGAGAAGCTCGGGCGGCGCTTCCCGAAGCACTTCGGGCCCGACCAGGTGGCGCTCGCGGAGCGCTCCTTCGACAAGTGGGGCATGTGGGCCGTCTTCTTCGGCCGGTTCGTCGCGCTGCTGCGGATCTTCGCCGGGCCGCTGGCGGGTGTGCTGCGCATGCCGTACTGGCGGTTCCTGGTCGCGAACATCTTCGGCGGGATCCTGTGGGCCGGCGGCACCACGGCGGTCATCTACTCGGTCGGGATCGTCGCGGAGCCGTGGCTCAAGCGGTTCTCCTGGCTGGCGCTCGTGCTGGCCGTGCTGCTCGGTCTCACGGTGACGCTGGTGCTGCGCGGCCGGATGAAGAAGGCGGCGGCAGCGGCCCGCGAGGCGGCCGAGCCGGTGGCGGAGCCGGTCGCCGTCGCGGACTGA
- a CDS encoding fibronectin type III-like domain-contianing protein → MYVGPSPDAAVAQPVRALAGYRRLTFAAGQERRVSVDVDARAPSYRDAERQAWARGRGRRDVFAGRSSREPPLRAKTAVRSG, encoded by the coding sequence GTGTACGTCGGGCCGTCGCCGGACGCGGCCGTGGCGCAGCCGGTGCGCGCCCTGGCGGGCTACCGGCGACTCACCTTCGCCGCCGGGCAGGAGCGGCGGGTCAGCGTGGACGTGGACGCGCGGGCGCCGTCGTACCGGGACGCGGAGCGACAGGCGTGGGCGCGCGGCCGCGGCCGTCGCGACGTGTTCGCCGGTCGTTCCTCACGGGAGCCGCCCCTGCGGGCGAAGACTGCGGTGAGGAGCGGCTGA
- a CDS encoding DUF4442 domain-containing protein encodes MSAEQMNVGELLAQTVPMARTLKLEFLETTPERAVVRLPDQPDFHNHVGGPHAGAMFTLAESASGAIVLAAFGDQLSRAVPLAVKAEIGYKKLAKGVVTATATLGRPAAEVVAELDAGGRPEFPVTIAIQREDEAVTGEMVVVWTLRPNA; translated from the coding sequence ATGAGCGCAGAACAGATGAACGTGGGCGAACTGCTCGCCCAGACCGTCCCGATGGCCCGCACCCTGAAGCTTGAGTTCCTGGAGACGACCCCGGAGCGCGCCGTCGTCCGGCTGCCGGACCAGCCCGACTTCCACAACCACGTCGGCGGCCCGCACGCCGGGGCCATGTTCACCCTCGCCGAGTCCGCCAGCGGCGCCATCGTCCTGGCCGCCTTCGGCGACCAGCTCTCGCGCGCCGTCCCGCTCGCCGTCAAGGCCGAGATCGGCTACAAGAAGCTCGCCAAGGGCGTCGTGACCGCCACCGCCACCCTCGGCCGCCCGGCCGCCGAGGTCGTCGCCGAACTCGACGCGGGCGGCCGCCCCGAGTTCCCCGTCACCATCGCCATCCAGCGCGAGGACGAGGCCGTGACCGGCGAGATGGTCGTCGTCTGGACCCTGCGCCCCAACGCGTAA
- a CDS encoding MFS transporter, producing MSTPPTLPSSGTRLRRPAWAGRNYTLLTGAAVITQLGSHGALIAAAFAVLDAGGSGGDVGLVAAARTLPLVLFLLVGGALADRLPRHHVMVAANALNCVSQAVFAVLVLTGDPQLWQMMLLTALCGTGTAFFSPAAEGMLLSSVSGEHANRAFALFRMSMSGAGVGGAALGGAMIAAMGPGWVLAVDALAFAVAGGLRAFLRVDEVPDRAPGGGLLADLREGWVEFRSRPWLWSIVLQFSVVVAVVGAAEAVYGPLVAREHLGGPAPWGVALAFFGVGTILGAVLMMVWKPRRLLLVGTLCVFPLALPSAALAVPLPVWGLCAVMFVSGAAVEVFGVNWMSTMHQEIPEDKFSRVSAYDWFGSVSMLPVATALAGPAEAAFGRSQALWGCAALVVLGTAAVLFVPDVRRMARKPPAPVTGSPKPAPVDTPQPLTPG from the coding sequence GTGAGCACTCCCCCCACCCTCCCGTCCTCCGGCACACGTCTCCGCCGACCCGCCTGGGCCGGCCGCAACTACACGCTGCTGACGGGCGCCGCCGTGATCACCCAACTCGGCAGCCACGGCGCGCTCATCGCCGCCGCCTTCGCCGTCCTCGACGCGGGCGGCAGCGGAGGGGACGTCGGGCTCGTCGCCGCCGCCCGTACGCTGCCCCTCGTCCTCTTCCTGCTCGTCGGCGGCGCGCTCGCCGACCGATTGCCGCGCCACCACGTGATGGTCGCGGCCAACGCGCTCAACTGCGTCTCCCAGGCCGTCTTCGCCGTCCTCGTCCTGACCGGCGACCCACAGCTGTGGCAGATGATGCTGCTCACCGCGCTCTGCGGCACCGGTACCGCCTTCTTCAGCCCGGCCGCCGAGGGCATGCTCCTCTCCAGCGTCTCGGGCGAGCACGCGAACCGTGCCTTCGCCCTCTTCCGGATGTCCATGAGCGGCGCCGGTGTCGGCGGCGCCGCGCTCGGCGGCGCGATGATCGCCGCGATGGGGCCGGGCTGGGTCCTGGCCGTGGACGCGCTGGCCTTCGCCGTCGCCGGCGGCCTGCGCGCCTTCCTGAGGGTCGACGAGGTCCCCGACCGGGCCCCCGGCGGCGGTCTGCTGGCCGACCTGCGCGAGGGCTGGGTGGAGTTCCGCAGTCGCCCCTGGCTGTGGAGCATCGTCCTGCAGTTCTCCGTGGTCGTCGCCGTGGTCGGCGCGGCCGAGGCCGTGTACGGGCCGCTCGTGGCCCGCGAGCACCTCGGCGGGCCCGCCCCCTGGGGGGTGGCGCTCGCCTTCTTCGGGGTGGGCACCATCCTCGGGGCGGTGCTGATGATGGTGTGGAAACCGCGCCGCCTGCTGCTGGTCGGCACCCTGTGCGTCTTCCCGCTGGCCCTGCCGTCGGCGGCGCTGGCGGTACCGCTGCCCGTGTGGGGGCTGTGCGCGGTGATGTTCGTCAGCGGCGCCGCCGTCGAGGTCTTCGGCGTCAACTGGATGAGCACGATGCACCAGGAGATCCCCGAGGACAAGTTCTCCCGGGTCTCCGCCTACGACTGGTTCGGCTCGGTGTCCATGCTGCCGGTGGCCACGGCGCTGGCCGGCCCGGCCGAGGCCGCCTTCGGCCGCTCCCAGGCCCTGTGGGGCTGCGCGGCGCTCGTGGTGCTCGGCACCGCCGCGGTGCTGTTCGTCCCGGACGTACGCCGCATGGCCCGCAAGCCCCCCGCCCCGGTGACCGGCTCCCCGAAGCCCGCGCCCGTCGACACCCCCCAGCCCCTCACCCCAGGCTGA
- a CDS encoding fused MFS/spermidine synthase, producing MPDVDRERAWLLTVDGAPQSYVDLDEPEHLEFEYARRLAHVLDSAAEPGTALDLLHLGGGALTLPRYAAATRPGSRQTVVEFDAPLVELVAEHLPLPAGADVTVCAADARAWLEAAPPAGADVLVADVFGGSRVPAQLTSVEYARQAARVLRPGGLYAANLADGAPFGFLKAQLANFGAAFAELALIAEPGVLRGRRFGNAVLLASDAPLPLAALARRCAADAFPARVESGEALARFTRGARPVTDAEAVPSPQPPQGAFSLG from the coding sequence ATGCCGGACGTGGACCGGGAGCGGGCCTGGCTGCTGACCGTCGACGGGGCCCCGCAGTCCTACGTGGACCTCGACGAGCCGGAGCACCTGGAGTTCGAGTACGCACGCCGCCTCGCGCACGTCCTCGACAGCGCGGCGGAGCCGGGCACCGCCCTGGACCTGCTGCACCTGGGCGGTGGCGCGCTGACCCTGCCGCGCTACGCGGCGGCGACCCGGCCGGGCTCGCGCCAGACGGTGGTGGAGTTCGACGCGCCGCTGGTGGAACTGGTGGCGGAGCACCTGCCGCTGCCGGCCGGGGCCGACGTGACCGTGTGCGCCGCCGACGCCCGCGCCTGGCTGGAGGCGGCCCCGCCGGCCGGCGCCGACGTACTGGTCGCCGACGTGTTCGGGGGCTCGCGGGTGCCGGCGCAGCTGACCTCCGTCGAGTACGCGCGCCAGGCCGCGCGGGTGCTGCGGCCCGGCGGGCTGTACGCGGCGAACCTGGCCGACGGGGCGCCGTTCGGCTTCCTGAAGGCACAGCTGGCCAACTTCGGCGCCGCCTTCGCGGAGCTGGCGCTGATCGCCGAGCCCGGGGTGCTGCGCGGGCGCCGCTTCGGCAACGCGGTGCTGCTGGCCTCGGACGCGCCGCTGCCGCTGGCCGCGCTGGCCCGGCGGTGCGCCGCCGACGCGTTCCCGGCCCGGGTGGAGTCGGGGGAGGCGCTGGCCCGCTTCACGCGCGGGGCCCGGCCGGTGACGGACGCCGAAGCGGTGCCCTCGCCGCAGCCGCCCCAGGGGGCGTTCAGCCTGGGGTGA
- a CDS encoding patatin-like phospholipase family protein yields MGGETALVLGGGGLTGVGWEAGILYGLAEAGVDVTTADLVVGTSAGSVIGAQLASGLLTPRELYERQLADATGEVAARLGAGVFARYAMAMLRSRDAIAYRRRVGAFALAADTAPEAERRAILAARLLSDEWPERRLVVTAVDALTGELAAFERDGAAGLVDAVAASCAVPGVWPPVTVDGRRYIDGGVRSGANADLAAGYRRVVIVAPMAMGAAKLPSPASEAERLRAEGARVLLITPSPEARKAFGRNILDPARRAPAARAGLAQAAAHVAEATAVWSG; encoded by the coding sequence ATGGGCGGCGAGACGGCACTGGTACTCGGCGGCGGAGGACTGACCGGAGTCGGCTGGGAGGCCGGGATCCTGTACGGGCTCGCCGAGGCGGGCGTCGATGTGACCACCGCCGACCTCGTCGTCGGCACCTCCGCGGGCTCCGTCATCGGCGCCCAGCTCGCCTCCGGGCTGCTCACCCCGCGCGAGCTGTACGAACGCCAGCTCGCCGACGCCACGGGGGAGGTCGCGGCCCGCCTGGGCGCGGGCGTCTTCGCCAGGTACGCCATGGCGATGCTCCGCTCCCGCGACGCCATCGCCTACCGGCGGCGGGTCGGCGCCTTCGCGCTGGCCGCCGACACCGCACCGGAGGCGGAGCGGCGCGCGATCCTGGCGGCCCGGCTGCTCTCGGACGAGTGGCCCGAGCGGCGGCTCGTCGTCACCGCCGTCGACGCGCTGACCGGCGAACTGGCCGCCTTCGAACGGGACGGCGCCGCCGGGCTGGTGGACGCCGTCGCGGCGAGCTGCGCCGTGCCCGGGGTGTGGCCGCCGGTGACCGTCGACGGCCGCCGGTACATCGACGGCGGCGTCCGCTCCGGGGCCAACGCCGACCTCGCCGCCGGATACCGGCGCGTGGTGATCGTCGCCCCGATGGCCATGGGCGCCGCCAAGCTGCCCTCGCCGGCGTCCGAGGCCGAACGGCTGCGGGCCGAGGGGGCGCGGGTGCTGCTGATCACCCCGTCGCCGGAGGCCCGCAAGGCCTTCGGGCGCAACATCCTCGACCCGGCCCGGCGGGCCCCCGCGGCACGGGCGGGGCTGGCGCAGGCCGCCGCGCACGTGGCCGAGGCGACGGCCGTCTGGTCGGGCTGA
- a CDS encoding VTT domain-containing protein, protein MSLLLAPWTRLSLLVVLLVAAGVCVLFYEPQRLLSDGWPTGLPVGAAVLLFAGAYGLCTAAFVPRPLLNLAAGALFGSQLGVPAAVGGTVVGAAIAFGLGRGMGQEALRPYLRGRWLTAADSQLSRHGFRSVLAVRIFPGVPFAAANYLASVSRCGWLPFLSATALGTVPNTAAYVIAGASASSPGSPAFLASFGFIAVSGAVAAAVAWRRRHRLAPAPAGPSDGMHPPVVTVAPHGP, encoded by the coding sequence ATGTCCCTCCTCCTCGCGCCGTGGACCCGGCTGTCGCTCCTCGTCGTGCTGCTGGTCGCGGCCGGGGTGTGCGTGCTGTTCTACGAGCCCCAGCGGCTGCTGTCCGACGGCTGGCCGACGGGCCTGCCGGTCGGGGCGGCGGTGCTGCTGTTCGCGGGCGCGTACGGGCTGTGCACGGCCGCGTTCGTGCCGCGCCCGCTGCTCAACCTCGCGGCGGGCGCGCTGTTCGGCTCGCAGTTGGGGGTGCCGGCGGCGGTCGGCGGTACCGTCGTGGGCGCGGCGATCGCCTTCGGCCTGGGGCGCGGCATGGGCCAGGAGGCCCTGCGTCCGTATCTGCGCGGGCGCTGGCTGACGGCGGCGGACTCCCAGCTCAGCCGGCACGGATTCCGCTCCGTGCTCGCCGTGCGGATCTTCCCCGGGGTTCCGTTCGCGGCGGCCAACTACCTGGCGTCGGTCTCCCGTTGCGGCTGGCTGCCCTTCCTGTCGGCGACGGCGCTGGGCACGGTCCCGAACACCGCCGCCTACGTGATCGCGGGCGCGAGCGCGTCCTCCCCCGGATCGCCCGCGTTCCTGGCCTCGTTCGGCTTCATCGCCGTCTCCGGGGCGGTCGCGGCGGCCGTCGCCTGGCGCAGGCGGCACCGTCTGGCACCGGCCCCCGCGGGCCCGTCGGACGGCATGCACCCCCCTGTGGTCACGGTCGCTCCGCACGGGCCCTAG
- a CDS encoding undecaprenyl-diphosphate phosphatase: MSWFESLILGLVQGLTEFLPISSSAHLRLTAAFAGWHDPGAAFTAITQIGTEAAVLIYFRKDIARIVSAWFRSLFNKSLRSDHDAQMGWLVIVGSIPIGVLGFTLKDQIVGPARDLRLTATMLIVMGVVLGFADWLASRDEEGGRHRVVKQRKTLKELGVKDGLIFGACQAMALIPGVSRSGATISGGLLLGFTREAAARYSFLLAIPAVLASGAFEIKDVIETPGHITWGPTIFATVIAFLVGYAVIAWFMKFISNKSFMPFVIYRILLGIALFVLIGMGVLSPHAGESGS, encoded by the coding sequence ATGAGCTGGTTCGAATCCCTAATCCTCGGTCTCGTCCAGGGGCTTACGGAGTTCCTCCCGATCTCCTCCAGTGCCCACCTGCGCCTGACCGCGGCGTTCGCCGGCTGGCACGACCCCGGAGCGGCCTTCACGGCCATCACGCAGATCGGCACCGAGGCCGCCGTCCTCATCTACTTCCGCAAGGACATCGCGCGGATCGTCTCCGCCTGGTTCCGCTCGCTGTTCAACAAGTCGCTGCGCTCGGACCACGACGCCCAGATGGGCTGGCTGGTGATCGTCGGCTCGATCCCGATCGGTGTCCTGGGCTTCACGCTGAAGGATCAGATCGTGGGTCCGGCCCGGGACCTGCGGCTGACGGCGACCATGCTGATCGTGATGGGTGTGGTCCTCGGTTTCGCCGACTGGCTGGCCTCGCGCGACGAGGAGGGCGGCCGGCACCGGGTGGTGAAGCAGCGCAAGACGCTCAAGGAGCTGGGCGTCAAGGACGGTCTGATCTTCGGTGCCTGCCAGGCGATGGCCCTGATCCCGGGCGTCTCGCGGTCCGGGGCGACGATCTCCGGTGGTCTGCTGCTCGGCTTCACCCGTGAGGCGGCGGCCCGTTACTCCTTCCTCCTGGCCATCCCGGCGGTGCTCGCCTCGGGCGCCTTCGAGATCAAGGACGTGATCGAGACCCCGGGGCACATCACCTGGGGGCCGACGATCTTCGCGACGGTCATCGCCTTCCTCGTCGGCTACGCCGTCATCGCCTGGTTCATGAAGTTCATCTCGAACAAGAGCTTCATGCCGTTCGTGATCTACCGCATCCTGCTGGGCATCGCCCTGTTCGTGCTGATCGGCATGGGCGTCCTCAGCCCCCACGCCGGCGAGTCCGGCTCCTAG
- a CDS encoding nuclear transport factor 2 family protein: protein MTQRVDLATVMDRLAIDELISGYAAAVDDGDWAAYRALFTPSGRADYSAAGGVAGPAREVADWLATAMELFPVRQHLIVNRRVRLEDRGGYPGDAAEVLADFLNPMRLRAPEDRPEGGPAAEPATTPNFVAAGRYTFTLARTPDGWRLTGVTVHEKWRHLAL, encoded by the coding sequence ATGACGCAGCGTGTGGATCTCGCGACGGTAATGGACCGGCTGGCCATCGACGAGCTGATCTCGGGATACGCGGCAGCCGTCGACGACGGGGACTGGGCTGCCTACCGCGCCCTGTTCACCCCCTCCGGGCGCGCCGACTACAGCGCGGCGGGCGGCGTCGCGGGGCCCGCCCGGGAGGTCGCCGACTGGCTCGCGACGGCCATGGAGCTGTTCCCCGTACGCCAGCACCTGATCGTCAACCGCCGGGTGCGGCTGGAGGACCGGGGCGGCTACCCGGGCGACGCGGCCGAGGTGTTGGCCGACTTCCTCAATCCGATGCGTCTGCGCGCCCCGGAGGACCGCCCGGAGGGCGGCCCGGCGGCCGAGCCGGCCACGACGCCCAACTTCGTGGCCGCGGGCCGCTACACGTTCACGCTCGCCCGCACCCCCGACGGCTGGCGCCTGACCGGGGTCACCGTCCACGAGAAGTGGCGGCACCTGGCGCTCTGA